CACCGGATTCGTTTCGGGTACGGTGACCAATGAAAATGGAAACTATAGGGTACAACAATTACCACTGGGGGGGCCCTATTCGATTACTGTTCAGTATCTGGGTTTTCAAGATAGCGTAAGGGAAGGGTTTACCCTTAATTTAAGTGATGCCCTGGTTTTGGATTTTGTGATGCAAGAAGCTTCTACTGAACTGGATGAAGTGGTCGTAACATCCAATACCCTTACCAAACGGATAGAGCAATTGGGCGCATCCACCAAAATAGGCACCGATCAAATAAAAACACTTCCCCTGGAAGGAAGGAACTTTACCGGTTTAACCAGTCTTTCCCCTTTACAGGGTGGTGGATCTATCAATTTGGCAGGGCAAAGACGTACCTCGACCAATGTCACCATAGATGGGGTGAACGCCAGAAACCAATTAACGGCAGGAGAAATTGGACGGGGCCCTTATACCATTTCCCAGGAAGCCATTAGGGAGTTTGAAGTGGCCACCAATGATTATTCCGTGCTCCAGGGTAGACAAGGTGGGGGCGCCATTAACGCCGTAACCAAATCCGGGACGAATACACTTAGTGGAAGTGCCTTTTTCTATCATAGGGCCGATGCGCTACAAAGCCAATTCAACATTCGCGGAGAAGATCGTGATGCCAATTTCTTTACCTCCCAGTATGGGTTCAGTTTATCGGGTCCCATCATCAAAGATAAGTTACACTTCTTTGCGGTTTATGAGCGACAGGATGCCGGGGAGCCCCTGAGCATCGCAGACATTCAGAGTGACAATGACCAAAACCTTTTGGGTATTTCCCAGGAGAATTTAGATCGTTTTTTACAGATAGGACGTGATGTATATGGGCTGAGTGACTCTAGACAGACCGGTCAGTTTGATAGGGAAACTGAAGCCAATAACCTGTTTGTCCGCCTGGATTGGCAAATTAATGACAAACATAGGCTTACCCTTAGGAACCTATACAACAAATGGGAAAATCCTTTTAGCGTAAGTGACAATTCCAATATTGAAGTTGCGGAATCCTTTTCAAATTTCGAATCCCAGGAAAATAGCACGCTGTTGTCCCTGCGCTCCATATTTTCCCCAACGGTGATCAACGAGTTCAAAATACAGTACCAACATGCTGAAAGACAATTCACCCCAAATACCGAACTCCCTTCTTCCAACATCCCCCGGGCCATTGTTGAGGTGTCTTCGGTATTGCCCAATGGTAATACAAGAAACCGTAGTGTGCAATTGGGTGGGCAACGTTTTACCCCGGAAACGAATTTGGAAAACCAATTACAAATCGCCAATACGACCTATGTCAATTCCGGAAAATTCAATTTTACATTTGGGACGGACAATCTTATCACCTATTTGGAAACATTGCTTTCCAACGAGCAGAACGGCCGTTTTTTCTTCGATTCCCTTGATGATTTTGAGAATTTGAACGCTTCCAGATATGCCCGTGAGGTTCCTTTGCAAGGATTACCTTTGGTAGAACAGACCGTTCTAGATCTTTCCTTGTTCGGACAGGTTGAATTTGATTTGGCAAAAAACCTCAACCTAATGGCGGGAATCCGTTGGGATGCTACCGTATTTATGGATGAGGCCGAATTCAATCCCACCGTATTTCAAGAATTGGGCATACGCACCAATGAAAAAATCGACGACTTTGACAATATCCAACCTCGCTTTCAATTAACATGGAACGTGAAGGGCAAGAATACCGACATCATCAAAATTGGAGGGGGTGCCTTTAGTGCACAGCCCCATTATTATGCCCAGGTGAACAACATTCAAAATAGTGGCACTTTGCTCGGTGCCATAGATGTAACGGGGGATGCCGTTCCAACACCTGATTTTATTTCCTATCGCAATGATCCCAGTACCGTACCGGGAGTTCCGGAGGGAGAGACCCCATTTTCAACCATAAATGCGGTTAGTCCCAATTTTGAAGTCCCCACCATATACAAAGGAAACATAAGTTATACCCGATTTTTTGGAGATCGTTACACTTTGGGCATCAATGCTATTTTTAGCCATACGACCAACAACTATGTATATCAGGAAGCCAACTTGGTGGCGGAGCCCTTTTTTACCACGCCCATAGAAGGACGTGAAGTATTTGTTCCTGCAAATACGATTGGTGAGAACGGACTTACCGATTGGACGAATTCAAGAGTATCCGATCAGGTGGGGCGTACCTTGGTCTTGACATCCGATGGGGTCTTGGACAACATTTCAGTCATTGTGGAAGGCTCTGCCCGTATTGGTCGCGATGGCTATATAAACGCTAGTTTTACATGGAACAGGACCAAGGACAATTCCTCCTATAACTGTTGTGTGGCCAATACCTCTACGTTCCTACCCGTGGAAGGGGATCCCAGGGATCTGAACTACGGTTTTTCCGATAATCATTTTGACACCAAAGTGGTCCTTAATGGTTCCACGCCCACCTGGAAAGGGTTTAACTTTGGAGCTACCATTATTGGAACGGGGGGCACGCGTTATTCACTTCATGTAGACGACAATACCAGTGCCAATGGGGATTTCAATTTACGAAATGATATTGCCTATATTTTTGACCCCAATGACCCCAATACGCCGCAGGCCATCATAGACGGCTACAATGAAGTATTGAACGACCCAGAGACCCCCGAAGGATTTAAGGAATATCTACGGGAAAGCTTTGGTGGTTTTGCAGAGCGTAATGGAGGCAAGAACCCCTTTAGGGCCATCATTGACCTGCGCTTACAGAAAAGGTTCAGCTTTAACCGGAACAAACATGGTCTTGAACTCACAGCGGACGTGTTCAATTTTGCCAATTTATTGAACAAGGAATGGGGGCGTACCAACAACTTTGGAAGGAGAAGGGATTTTATGCGTATCAACGGCTTTGATCAGGCGACAAATGCATACGATTATAGTGTACAGACCGGAGCCGGCACCGAGCCTATAAATGGTACCCCTTGGCGACTTCAGTTGGGCGCACGATACACTTTTAATTAAGTTGAGTTGTTTATTAGCTATGGAGAGGGGTTTGTTAATTTCAAACCCCTCTTATCAAAACCATACCTTACTTTTTAAAATGAATTTCATAAATAGACCCTGATGAAGAAAAGGACGAACCTAGCGAAATCGAAACTGACTTATCGTATGGGACTAAGGTATTTCATCAGGTATTTTAAATCGTGGAAACTGATTTTTTCTTCAAGGCATTGGAGATGGTCTGTCGGGTTGCCCCAATAAGATCCCCTAAGTCCTTTTGGGTCAAAAGGTCGTACAGCTTATACGTGGAACCCGCATCATCATTGATATTTTTGTTAAAATAGGATTCTAAAAACCGAAGTTTTTCCGAAGTGTTCCTTTCGTTTATTTTACGCAGTTTCTTCTCTGCGGTGCACCATCTTTTTACAATGTAGGATATAAACCATTCAGCAATAGCGGGTTCTTCTATAATTACTTCCTTAAAAAAGGACAATTGATAGACCCGCAATCGAGTAGCCGTGAGTGTTTTTGAAAATTCAAAGAATTGATTGTTCAGATATTTAAGATTCCCGAAGAAATCCTTTTCCGATACTACATCATAGACAAATTCCTCCCCCTGTTCGGTATAACTGCCCAGCTTCAGGGCCCCATTGATCACTTCGTAAATATACCTGTGTTCCAATGGAGGTTTGTATACATATTCATTTTTTTGAACAATCAGTTCAAATACTTTACCGTCCAGGTTATGGCCCAAACTGTCCCTTAAATAGTGGAAAAGGTCAAAATTCTCGTAGTTTGTATTGATTGGTCGTTCCATGATAGGGATATGCCCCAAAACACTGAATATTCCTTTCAAAATTAGGTTCCCTGAATTAGCTTAAGGTTATCCATTGATTATTAAAAAGCTTATGAGGATATAATGGTGGTGGAAAAATTGGTCTGAAACAAAAAGCCCCTGAAAAATCTCAGGGGCCTAATTTGTACCGAAGGTGGGAATCGAACCCACACGGTATTGCTACCACTGGATTTTGAATCCAGCGCGTCTACCAATTCCGCCACTTCGGCCAATGGGACTGCAAAGCTAAAAAATAATTTGAATCCCAAAACCAAAATAACCACAATTATCCTTTAGCAAGCCAGATTAATTTTTAAATTTGCACCGCTTTTGAACAGGCTTAGCTTTTAGCGCTGTTATAAATTGTAAGCAATGCCATATCAAGTTCCGGAACCAAAAATATTTGCATGTACGCAAAGTACCGTATTGGGCGAAAATATTGCGAAAGCGTATGGGGCCGATTTGGGAAAAGTACATTTCTCAAGATACAGTGACGGAGAGTTCCAGCCCTCTTTTGAGGAATCCATTAGAGGGGCCCGAATTTTTATCATTGGTTCCACCAATCCTGGCCCGGAAAATTTGATGGAAATGCTATTGATGCTGGATGCCGCCAAAAGGGCCTCGGCAAGACATATTACAGCGGTAATGCCCTATTTTGGTTGGGCAAGACAGGATAGAAAGGATAAGCCCAGGGTTCCAATTGCGGCCAAGTTGATTGCCAAAATGCTGGAAACCGCTGGTGCAACACGGATCATTACCATGGATTTGCATGCCGATCAAATTCAAGGCTTTTTCGAAAAACCGGTGGATCATTTGTTTGCTTCCACCCTTTTCTTTCCCTATCTACAAAACCTTAGCCTGGAGAACCTTTGTATCGCTTCCCCGGACATGGGGGGATCCAAAAGGGCCTATGCGTATTCCAAAGCACTGGAAAGTGATGTGGTCATATGTTACAAGCAACGTGCCAAGGCCAATGTCATTTCCAAAATGGAATTGATCGGGGAGGTAAAGGGCAAAAACGTGGTATTGGTGGATGACCTGGTAGATACCGCAGGCACACTGACCAAGGCTGCCGATCTGATGATGGAAAGGGGGGCATTGAGTGTACGGGCCATTACCACCCATGGGTTGTTATCTGGTGATGCCTATGAAAAAATCAAAAATTCCAAGTTGCAGGAATTGATCATAACAGACTCCATTCCTTCTCATGAAAACAGTGAAAAAATACGGGTTTTAAGTTGTGCGGAACTATTCGCGGATGTTATGCACCGCGTGCACCACAATACTTCAATCTCGTCCAAATTTATTATGTAGCCTTCGACTACGCCGGGAGTGAACAGCCCGGCAAATCGATACAATGAAAGTTTAATTATTTACTAGAAAAAATGAAATCAATTACGATCAAAGGATCCCAAAGAGAAAGCGTGGGCAAGGTTTCGACCAAAGCCTTACGTAATGCTGGAAAGGTCCCTTGCGTGCTGTACGGAGGGGAAAAACCAATGCACTTTTCAGCTGATGAAATCGCGTTTAAAGATTTAGTGTATACCCCCAATGCCTACACGGCGGTAATTGAATTGGAAGGTGGTGAGACCTTTAAAGCTGTATTACAGGATATTCAATTCCATCCGGTAACGGATAAGATTTTGCATATCGATTTCTATCAGCTCTTTAAGGACAAGCCTGTTACCATGGAAATCCCTGTCCGTTTGGAAGGAAATTCCCCAGGGGTCAGAAATGGTGGACGTTTATTGTTCCGGAAAAGAAAGCTTTCTGTTAAGGCATTACCGGATTTGCTTCCAGACGAGATTACCGTAGATATTTCCAAATTAAGAATTGGGGGTAAGGTAGCAGTGGAAACCCTTAGAACGGATGACTTTACCATTGTGCATCCGGACAACATTACCGTTGTACAAGTGAAGGCCTCCCGTAATGCCATTGCGGATGAAGAGGAAGAGGAGGAAGAAGGTGCCACAATAGAGGGTGCGGAAGCACCTTCGGCAGATGCAGCGGCATCAGCGGAGAGTTAACCTTTTAACCCTATCAAAACAAAAGCATCCGGACCCCATGTTTTGGATGCTTTTTTATTTTTGAAGAAAAACAAAGTGTTTCAATTTTTAAAATCACTGTTTACCAACACCAGTGCACCTATACTTGAAGAAATCGATGGCATGAAAAAGTTTTTGGTCGTAGGCCTGGGCAATATTGGGGAAAAATATGCAGGAACAAGACACAATATTGGATTTGCGGTCTTGGACCAGTTGGCAACGGAGGAAGATTTTATATTTAAAGAGGTTAGATTGGGGGCAGTGGCCAATTTTAGGTACAAAGGAAAGTCCATACTATGCCTTAAGCCTTCGACCTATATGAACCTTAGCGGAAAAGCAGTAAAATATTGGATGGAGCACGAAAA
The sequence above is a segment of the Muricauda sp. SCSIO 64092 genome. Coding sequences within it:
- a CDS encoding TonB-dependent receptor, giving the protein MKIYRPNRQKQWKGVQKLMAFLGIVMFCSVSYGQATNASIRGKITDANGESLMGAAIVVKNTSTGFVSGTVTNENGNYRVQQLPLGGPYSITVQYLGFQDSVREGFTLNLSDALVLDFVMQEASTELDEVVVTSNTLTKRIEQLGASTKIGTDQIKTLPLEGRNFTGLTSLSPLQGGGSINLAGQRRTSTNVTIDGVNARNQLTAGEIGRGPYTISQEAIREFEVATNDYSVLQGRQGGGAINAVTKSGTNTLSGSAFFYHRADALQSQFNIRGEDRDANFFTSQYGFSLSGPIIKDKLHFFAVYERQDAGEPLSIADIQSDNDQNLLGISQENLDRFLQIGRDVYGLSDSRQTGQFDRETEANNLFVRLDWQINDKHRLTLRNLYNKWENPFSVSDNSNIEVAESFSNFESQENSTLLSLRSIFSPTVINEFKIQYQHAERQFTPNTELPSSNIPRAIVEVSSVLPNGNTRNRSVQLGGQRFTPETNLENQLQIANTTYVNSGKFNFTFGTDNLITYLETLLSNEQNGRFFFDSLDDFENLNASRYAREVPLQGLPLVEQTVLDLSLFGQVEFDLAKNLNLMAGIRWDATVFMDEAEFNPTVFQELGIRTNEKIDDFDNIQPRFQLTWNVKGKNTDIIKIGGGAFSAQPHYYAQVNNIQNSGTLLGAIDVTGDAVPTPDFISYRNDPSTVPGVPEGETPFSTINAVSPNFEVPTIYKGNISYTRFFGDRYTLGINAIFSHTTNNYVYQEANLVAEPFFTTPIEGREVFVPANTIGENGLTDWTNSRVSDQVGRTLVLTSDGVLDNISVIVEGSARIGRDGYINASFTWNRTKDNSSYNCCVANTSTFLPVEGDPRDLNYGFSDNHFDTKVVLNGSTPTWKGFNFGATIIGTGGTRYSLHVDDNTSANGDFNLRNDIAYIFDPNDPNTPQAIIDGYNEVLNDPETPEGFKEYLRESFGGFAERNGGKNPFRAIIDLRLQKRFSFNRNKHGLELTADVFNFANLLNKEWGRTNNFGRRRDFMRINGFDQATNAYDYSVQTGAGTEPINGTPWRLQLGARYTFN
- a CDS encoding Crp/Fnr family transcriptional regulator, encoding MERPINTNYENFDLFHYLRDSLGHNLDGKVFELIVQKNEYVYKPPLEHRYIYEVINGALKLGSYTEQGEEFVYDVVSEKDFFGNLKYLNNQFFEFSKTLTATRLRVYQLSFFKEVIIEEPAIAEWFISYIVKRWCTAEKKLRKINERNTSEKLRFLESYFNKNINDDAGSTYKLYDLLTQKDLGDLIGATRQTISNALKKKSVSTI
- a CDS encoding ribose-phosphate pyrophosphokinase, whose product is MPYQVPEPKIFACTQSTVLGENIAKAYGADLGKVHFSRYSDGEFQPSFEESIRGARIFIIGSTNPGPENLMEMLLMLDAAKRASARHITAVMPYFGWARQDRKDKPRVPIAAKLIAKMLETAGATRIITMDLHADQIQGFFEKPVDHLFASTLFFPYLQNLSLENLCIASPDMGGSKRAYAYSKALESDVVICYKQRAKANVISKMELIGEVKGKNVVLVDDLVDTAGTLTKAADLMMERGALSVRAITTHGLLSGDAYEKIKNSKLQELIITDSIPSHENSEKIRVLSCAELFADVMHRVHHNTSISSKFIM
- a CDS encoding 50S ribosomal protein L25/general stress protein Ctc: MKSITIKGSQRESVGKVSTKALRNAGKVPCVLYGGEKPMHFSADEIAFKDLVYTPNAYTAVIELEGGETFKAVLQDIQFHPVTDKILHIDFYQLFKDKPVTMEIPVRLEGNSPGVRNGGRLLFRKRKLSVKALPDLLPDEITVDISKLRIGGKVAVETLRTDDFTIVHPDNITVVQVKASRNAIADEEEEEEEGATIEGAEAPSADAAASAES